The genomic stretch ACTTCATCTCAAACTAAAACAAATATAACAAAAATATATCAAAACCTAACCTGCAAATGACTTGCAACCTGTGCTGTTGCTAAACCAGAAACACCCATCATTTTCAGAATCTTTCTAGGTTTTGCCTCTGAAAATAAACAACAATGCACATAACTTGACTTGTTAAAGAATACAAACAAAGAAAATATAATAACCATGAAAGATTCATACCATCTACGCCAAGTTGGTTCACAGCATTTACAAACTGTTGATGCAGTTCCGGCGTCCATGATAGCCGACTCTTTTTTGCACCTCTTTCTTTTCCAGCTTTATCATCTTCTCTCTCCCGTTTTCTTTCATGCCGAGGACCCTCCATGATTCCAAAAACTTCATGTTCTTGATGGCTATGTGGTTCCAAGAATCCAAGAACTTCATCTTCTTTATGACTTTCCGTCTCCAAGATTTCAACAAGTTCAGGTTCTTTAGCACTTCGAACCTTCAAGAATCCAAGATCGTGATGTTCTTTATGACTATCAGTCTCCGAGATTTCAACAAGTTCAGGTTCTTTATGGAATTGCACATTCAAGAATCCAAGATCCTCATCTTCTTTATTCTCCATCAAAGTTTTTCTGGCAACGTGTTGCCACATAGTCTTGAATTGCTTTTCATGCAAAGGTTGAACCCAATAATCACAGGCGCCATGAATTATAGACTTTAGGACAGAACTTTTTGTCGCATCAGAAGAAATCACTACAAACACAAATAGCAACGATGTTAGTTACAGTATAGATAATGTGCATGAACTGTTTTACGGTAGCGTTAAAGTACTTACCAATGACAGGgattttgtgttgtagggttaCATATTGAACAAAGCTATAAGAATCCATGTTTGCCATACAAACATCAATCAGCATCATATCAAAATAACCACACCTTTCCACGAGAAGATGAAAAGCATAAGAAGCTGAAGTACATTTGGTTACTACATAATGATATCTATCACACATTTCTTGAATTTCATTAAGAACAATAGTGTCATGATGAATGGCAAGGACCTTGAGACTAGTTGAGAATAGTTCCATCTCAAGAGACTTAGAATTCAATAAAACATTATTGTGGTTTGTTGTTATAATTACCACtatttaaaagaaaattaaaCTTAGTGGATAATTGGTCTAAGGAATAGTGGGCCTTTGTCCCGGGTTGCAAATCCAAGCCCAATAAAACTATACTTAGTAAAGACCTATTATTTATTCTCACCCTCTTCTGAGTTTGGTTGGCACCCCTTTTCTTCAATTTTATTTTTACCCTTCTCACCCACATGAGTTAGTGGAGCTTCTTGTTCTACGTATGTGTCTGTTTAGACATAAAAGGATTATGACATTGTTCCTTCGTTTCTTGGGAGTGATTCATCATTTATAAAAGTTGATTCTCATGTGTTTCTTTATTATGAAAGACTGTTATTTTTTCTCTGGGTACACTTCTTCATCG from Lathyrus oleraceus cultivar Zhongwan6 chromosome 7, CAAS_Psat_ZW6_1.0, whole genome shotgun sequence encodes the following:
- the LOC127104762 gene encoding two-component response regulator ARR14-like, coding for MELFSTSLKVLAIHHDTIVLNEIQEMCDRYHYVVTKCTSASYAFHLLVERCGYFDMMLIDVCMANMDSYSFVQYVTLQHKIPVIVISSDATKSSVLKSIIHGACDYWVQPLHEKQFKTMWQHVARKTLMENKEDEDLGFLNVQFHKEPELVEISETDSHKEHHDLGFLKVRSAKEPELVEILETESHKEDEVLGFLEPHSHQEHEVFGIMEGPRHERKREREDDKAGKERGAKKSRLSWTPELHQQFVNAVNQLGVDGMNLSWLLYFLCLYSLTSQVMCIVVYFQRQNLERF